One Trichoplusia ni isolate ovarian cell line Hi5 chromosome 6, tn1, whole genome shotgun sequence DNA segment encodes these proteins:
- the LOC113494719 gene encoding protein BCCIP homolog, producing the protein MSNKKNKEIEIHDSESEEEQESGSERDSDFDSDGNYVGDKELQADFEGRNPEDCDFHGIKQLLRQLFLKANVELGGLAQIIISQNYVGSVVKQCLDDGQDDDDEDDGSDGVFGITTVINITKRKEEPCIQQIRTLLTTLADDNADDRTKALVKKILSNDAEHVGLVINERILNIPAAISVPLFTSLQGELDKVVKKNMPYTFQYLIWICKTYNTGEESSEVLFANQEEKPIADEALASFDVDVTEQADLSQWDYDGGALTPCRKVLIFDGSKFSHLVRLIKEEVESA; encoded by the exons ATGTcgaacaagaaaaataaagaaatagaaatCCACGACAGTGAAAGTGAAGAAGAACAGGAATCTGGCAGTGAAAGAGATTCGGACTTTGATTCCGATGGAAACTACGTCGGGGATAAG gagTTACAAGCTGACTTCGAAGGTCGTAATCCTGAGGATTGTGACTTCCATGGCATTAAACAACTGCTGCGGCAACTGTTCCTCAAAGCCAACGTCGAATTAGGAGGACTGGCACAAATCATTATTT CTCAAAACTATGTAGGCAGTGTTGTGAAGCAGTGCCTGGATGATGGacaggatgatgatgatgaagacgatGGCAGTGATGGAGTATTTGGTATTACAACTGTTATAAACATTACTAAGAGAAAa GAAGAGCCATGTATACAACAGATTCGCACTCTACTGACCACATTAGCTGATGATAATGCCGATGACAGAACTAAGGCACTAGTCAAGAAGATATTGTCAAACGATGCGGAGCATGTCGGACTTGTTATCAATGAAAG gATCCTAAACATTCCGGCAGCTATCAGCGTGCCTCTATTCACATCCCTGCAGGGCGAGCTGGACAAAGTTGTCAAGAAGAACATGCCCTACACATTCCAGTACCTCATATGGATCTGCAAAACTTACAACACAGGAG aGGAGTCATCGGAAGTATTATTCGCAAACCAGGAGGAAAAACCGATAGCTGACGAGGCGCTGGCGAGCTTCGATGTAGACGTAACTGAGCAAGCTGACCTCTCGCAGTGGGACTACGATGGTGGCGCGCTCACGCCTTGCAGAAAG GTCCTAATATTTGACGGCAGTAAATTCAGTCACCTAGTGAGACTTATCAAAGAGGAAGTGGAGTCCGCCTGA
- the LOC113494720 gene encoding odorant receptor 4-like → MSGEEVPLILPFFYWFPFDEFKRGYYEVILIAQTWHGLITIWFMLCGDLLFCIFLSHITTQFDLLAVRIRRLVYVPLDKQLIDTYPLAEYSTAYVRKNKESIDTFSEQEWEQKHQSELANIIVRHRALVRLSGDVEDMFSFALLVNFFNSSIIICFCGFCCVIVEKWNEMVYKSFLTTALSQTWLLCWYGQRLLESSEGVSDAIYDSGWYKSTQKIKSSLLIMLHRAQKNVHVTTYGFSIISLASYTTIIKTSWSYFTLLLNIYKK, encoded by the exons ATGTCAGGGGAGGAGGTGCCTCTCATCCTGCCCTTCTTCTACTGGTTCCCCTTCGACGAGTTCAAAAGAGGCTATTACGAAGTCATACTCATTGCTCAGACTTGGCATG GACTAATTACCATCTGGTTCATGTTATGCGGGGACCTGCTGTTCTGCATCTTCCTCAGCCACATCACTACACAGTTCGATCTCCTTGCTGTGAGGATACGAAGACTTGTGTATGTCCCGTTGGATAAACAGCTGATCGATACATATCCTTTGG CAGAATACAGCACTGCATATGTCCGAAAGAACAAGGAAAGCATTGACACTTTCAGTGAGCAGGAGTGGGAGCAGAAACACCAGTCGGAGCTCGCCAATATCATCGTCAGACATCGAGCTTTAGTCAG GCTTTCTGGAGACGTTGAGGACATGTTCAGCTTCGCGTTACTGGTGAACTTCTTCAACAGTTCAATCATCATTTGTTTCTGTGGCTTCTGCTGTGTT ATAGTTGAAAAATGGAACGAGATGGTTTACAAGTCATTTCTTACAACTGCTCTTTCTCAAACTTGGCTGTTATGCTGGTATGGTCAAAGGCTATTGGAGTCA AGTGAAGGAGTATCCGACGCAATTTACGACAGCGGTTGGTACAAATCAACTCAGAAAATCAAGAGCTCCTTGCTTATTATGCTACATAG ggcTCAGAAGAATGTTCATGTTACTACATACGGATTTTCCATTATTTCTTTGGCAAGCTATACTACG ATAATCAAGACATCTTGGTCGTACTTCACGTTATtactcaatatttataaaaaatga
- the LOC113494718 gene encoding flocculation protein FLO11-like, which yields MQQNSPTAMQAVQMKLKINKPIPINNLKLDADKICWIEGGQKASLDMNQNATATSEIKIQTSQSSTLPVTSTVTSVNNTESKWCNIIIEPKLNKMKLMSISRACDENPPETCNIPVQPKVEEASTILPSDLFESDEEEIQTKSDPETSFNSIYKNEVTDQCYITIEPKFDQIPSTSSAYIDDFDETTTEPMPSTSDSAYYMDEPSTSINDIQPKHDIVQTALDSISFIGDEEISQSTGITDIDPKIEPILSSSTSADCIEAFETSNIAESNSEQEPSTSFVFTDDEIEKSIADIMPSLEIIPSNISASTDDVDMPETSSTNIQTNVIPSTTSSNDESVPESSNTQPPIEPGISISDTESNDSAVAARHNMNCQQKSEQMTSNSDEICS from the exons ATGCAGCAAAACTCACCGACAGCGATGCAAGCTGTACAA atgaaactaaaaattaataaaccgataccaataaataatttaaaactggaTGCGGACAAAATATGTTGGATTGAAGGCGGTCAGAAAGCATCGCTTGATATGAATCAAAATGCGACAGCTACAA gtgaaattaaaatacaaacaagtCAATCCAGTACTTTGCCAGTAACTTCGACAGTCACTTCTGTAAATAATACAGAATCTAAGTGGT GTAACATTATTATAGaaccaaaactaaataaaatgaaattaatgtcCATCTCTCGAGCTTGTGATGAAAACCCACCTGAAACCT GCAACATTCCAGTTCAGCCAAAGGTGGAAGAGGCTTCAACCATTTTACCGAGTGATTTGTTTGAGTCAG ATGAAGAGGAAATTCAAACGAAATCGGACCCAGAGACTTCGTTCAactctatttataaaaatgaagttaCTGACCAAT GTTATATCACTATAGAGCCAAAATTCGACCAAATTCCTTCGACATCCTCCGCGTATATAGACGATTTTGATGAGACAA CTACTGAGCCAATGCCTTCAACGTCAGATTCTGCCTATTATATGGATGAACCTAGCacaa gTATAAACGACATACAGCCAAAACATGATATAGTGCAGACTGCATTGGATTCTATATCTTTTATAGGCGATGAAGAAATAAGCCAGTCAA CAGGTATAACTGATATTGATCCAAAGATTGAACCAATTCTTTCATCGTCAACTTCTGCGGATTGTATAGAGGCGTTTGAAACAA GTAACATTGCAGagtcaaactcagaacaagaacCTTCAACATCCTTTGTATTTACAGATGATGAAATTGAGAAAA gtatcGCTGATATTATGCCATCGCTTGAGATAATCCCTTCAAATATCTCTGCTTCTACAGATGATGTTGATATGCCTGAAACAA gtAGCACAAATATACAGACAAATGTAATCCCATCAACTACTTCGAGTAATGATGAATCCGTGCCAGAGtcaa GCAACACACAGCCACCTATTGAGCCAGGGATATCGATTTCTGATACTGAATCAAACGATTCAGCCGTAGCTGCGAGAC ATAATATGAACTGTCAACAGAAGTCTGAGCAAATGACTTCCAACTCGGATGAAATTTGTAG CTGA